A segment of the Acidobacteriota bacterium genome:
CTCGGCAAAGGCTGACCAGTGATGGCAGCCTAATACTGGCGATGTCCCGGTCATCGCCGATACGAAGGCCATGCCGCGCATCGAGTTCGACCTCACGCGGCAGATGCGGCGGGCAGCCGTCTCGATTCCGTCGAATATCGCCGAGGGCTGGCGTCGGAAACGTCGTCGGGCGGCGTATCAGAATCACGTCTCGATCGCCTACGGCTCCCACGGCGAGCTAGAGACCCAGATGGAGGTCTGCTTTCGAAACAACTTCCTTGACCGAAAGAAGTGCTCAGCAACGGTCGACGTCTGCAGCCGACTAGGTCCGATGCTGGACCGATTGCACGATGCGCTCGACTAGGCAAGTAGCGGCCCCGTCAGGTGGTGTAACCCCGTCGGGAAGTGTCCACCCGTCGGGAGGTGACCCCCCGTCGGAGATCGGGCCCCCGTCAAGAAGTGCCGTCCCCGTCAGTGTTCGGGGGCCTGTCAGGTTTCTAAACATCCAGGCCAATCATTCGCATCAGCTCCAGGGCATTGCTCTGCGTGATCACGCCGTCGCGTAGCTTGTAGTCGAACCGCATCTGCCCGCTCTCGACGTGATCCTGCAGGTGCACGTTCTTCAGCTCGCCCGGCAGAATCGCCGCGATCTCGGTCAGCGCCAGGTCGTGGGTCGTCACCACGCCGATGGCGCCGCGGCCGACCAGCATGCGGACCAGTGCCTCGGCAGCGGTCCGCCGGTCTTTCGAGTTGGTGCCGCTCAGCAGTTCGTCGAACAGGAACAGCACCCGCCCTGGTCCATCCAGCAAGTTGCAGATCTGCCGGATCCGCAAGACTTCGGTGAAGAAACCCGAGCGGCCCTCGCGCAACGAGTCGGTGTGGCGCAGGCAGGTGCCGAGCACGAGCGGCGACAGCCGCAGGCTCGTTGCCCGCACCGGCGCGCCGGCCAGCGCCAGCACCGCGTTCAGGCCAATGGTCCGCATCAGCGTGCTCTTGCCGGCCATGTTGGAGCCGCTCACGATGAGAACCTGAGGGCTCGAGCCCAACGACACGCTGTTCCGCACTGCCACGGCCCGTGGAATCAGCGGATGGGCCAGGCCGACCGCTTCGTAAACGGCTTCGCCAGCGGGCGCCGCGGACTCGACGATTTCCGGGAACACGTCCTCTGGACGCTCGTATGAATAGCCGGCGAACGAGAGCAGCGCCTCGACCTCGCCCACCACGTCAACCCAGTCGCGAAGCCGCGCGCCGTCACGCGCCTTCCACGCTTCGGCGCTGAAGCCAACCTGAATCGTGAACAGCGCCGGAATTTCCAGCAGCCGCGCGAACGCGTTGTGACGCGAGTCAACCCAGTCGGAGACCCGCGCCAGCCGCGCAAGCCCGCGCGATGCCGCCTGCGAAGGGGATGCGCCCTTGAGGCGCGCCACGAGCGCGATTAGTTCGGGGTCCTCGAGAGTCGCGCCTTCAATCTCGGCGACGACCCGGGCCAGCAGGTCCAGCCCCGCCGACATGGCCGCCGACGACAAGCCTTCGACGACCGCCGTCGCGGGCTTCATCAACCACCACAGCATCCCGAGATTCGCGAGGGTCACGGGAATCAGCGGCCACGCCGGGCCGCCGTAGACGACGATGACCACACCCGCCGCAAACGCCAGCGACAGCCCCACCGCGACCAGCCTGACCGCGCGTGGCAGCGTCGCCGGGGTTTCGGCCCACTCGATCAGCCGTTCCGGCAACAGCCGGCGGCCGCCGGACGCGGCGTTCACCGTCGCGATGCGCTCCCGCAAGTCGATCTGCGGTCGCAGGGCCATGACGCGC
Coding sequences within it:
- a CDS encoding four helix bundle protein — protein: MPRIEFDLTRQMRRAAVSIPSNIAEGWRRKRRRAAYQNHVSIAYGSHGELETQMEVCFRNNFLDRKKCSATVDVCSRLGPMLDRLHDALD
- a CDS encoding mismatch repair protein — encoded protein: MLSPLDAYRERVAARQLAAAARDRTHVRLGNAKVAIVVGTMIYWAVTVQGSPSSLLLSAAAVAFVALLIWHEVVMRAMARAQAAVQFYTDGLARLEDRWIGKGQASARFRDADHPYSDDLDVFGEGSLFELISSARTPVGEQHLAAWLSAPAAPTVIRQRQARVMALRPQIDLRERIATVNAASGGRRLLPERLIEWAETPATLPRAVRLVAVGLSLAFAAGVVIVVYGGPAWPLIPVTLANLGMLWWLMKPATAVVEGLSSAAMSAGLDLLARVVAEIEGATLEDPELIALVARLKGASPSQAASRGLARLARVSDWVDSRHNAFARLLEIPALFTIQVGFSAEAWKARDGARLRDWVDVVGEVEALLSFAGYSYERPEDVFPEIVESAAPAGEAVYEAVGLAHPLIPRAVAVRNSVSLGSSPQVLIVSGSNMAGKSTLMRTIGLNAVLALAGAPVRATSLRLSPLVLGTCLRHTDSLREGRSGFFTEVLRIRQICNLLDGPGRVLFLFDELLSGTNSKDRRTAAEALVRMLVGRGAIGVVTTHDLALTEIAAILPGELKNVHLQDHVESGQMRFDYKLRDGVITQSNALELMRMIGLDV